The Amycolatopsis sp. 195334CR genome includes a window with the following:
- a CDS encoding GNAT family N-acetyltransferase, translated as MTVRIAAADPHSSYTVTLADGLPAGRADFVDSPEGERIFFHTEVAPEFGGRGLAGVLVREALADSIRQNLTVVPVCPLFARHLIKHGDEFRADGGVFRRAAPADAALVARVTQR; from the coding sequence GTGACTGTGCGGATCGCCGCCGCCGACCCGCACAGCTCGTACACGGTGACCTTGGCCGATGGCTTGCCCGCCGGCCGGGCCGACTTCGTCGACTCTCCCGAGGGGGAGCGGATCTTCTTCCACACCGAGGTGGCCCCGGAGTTCGGCGGGCGGGGCCTGGCCGGGGTGCTGGTGCGTGAGGCGCTCGCCGACAGCATCCGCCAGAACCTCACCGTCGTGCCCGTGTGCCCGCTGTTCGCCCGCCACCTGATCAAGCACGGCGACGAATTCCGGGCGGACGGTGGCGTGTTCCGCCGTGCGGCACCCGCGGACGCCGCACTGGTCGCGCGCGTCACCCAGAGATGA
- a CDS encoding alpha/beta fold hydrolase has translation MGYITVGTENSAPVELYYEDQGSGQPVVLIHGYPLDGHSWERQTRELLASGYRVITYDRRGFGRSSKAGSGYDYDTFAADLNTLLETLDLRDVVLVGFSMGTGELARYVARHGHGRVAKLAFLASLEPFLVARDDNPDGVSQEVFDGIAAAAKGDRYAWFTKFFSDFYNLDENLGSRISQEAVAGSWNVAIGSAPVAAYAVVPSWLEDFRGDVEAVRASGKPALILHGTKDNILPVDVTARRFHAAFPEAEYVEIDGAPHGLLWTHADEVNAALTGFLGKGSRDESR, from the coding sequence ATGGGCTACATCACCGTCGGCACCGAGAACAGCGCGCCGGTCGAGCTGTACTACGAGGACCAGGGATCGGGGCAGCCGGTCGTGCTCATCCACGGCTACCCGCTCGACGGGCACAGCTGGGAGCGCCAGACGCGGGAGCTCCTCGCGTCCGGCTACCGGGTCATCACCTACGACCGCCGCGGTTTCGGGCGGTCGTCGAAGGCCGGTTCCGGTTATGACTACGACACCTTCGCCGCGGACCTGAACACCCTGCTGGAAACCCTGGACCTGCGCGACGTGGTGCTGGTCGGGTTCTCCATGGGCACCGGGGAACTGGCCAGGTACGTGGCACGCCACGGGCACGGGCGGGTGGCGAAGCTGGCGTTCCTCGCTTCGCTCGAACCGTTCCTCGTCGCCCGTGACGACAACCCCGATGGCGTCTCGCAGGAGGTGTTCGACGGCATCGCCGCGGCCGCGAAGGGCGACCGGTACGCCTGGTTCACCAAGTTCTTCTCGGACTTCTACAACCTGGACGAGAACCTCGGCTCCCGGATCAGCCAGGAGGCCGTCGCCGGCAGTTGGAACGTCGCGATCGGCAGCGCCCCGGTCGCCGCGTACGCGGTCGTCCCGTCCTGGCTCGAGGACTTCCGCGGTGACGTCGAGGCGGTGCGCGCCAGCGGCAAGCCGGCGCTGATCCTGCACGGCACCAAGGACAACATCCTGCCCGTCGACGTCACCGCGCGCCGGTTCCACGCGGCGTTCCCGGAAGCCGAGTACGTCGAGATCGACGGCGCCCCGCACGGTCTGCTGTGGACCCACGCGGACGAGGTGAACGCGGCGCTGACCGGGTTCCTCGGCAAGGGATCCCGTGATGAGTCCCGTTGA
- a CDS encoding NADPH-dependent F420 reductase, giving the protein MDITVIGRGNLGGGLARLWARAGHRVTQLGRGGGEAGASDVVLLAVPGTAVEAALSSVAGLEGKPVLDATNLYGGARPPAGFPSNAEYVKSVTGGPTAKAFSTNFASLFGRIAEARVRPGNLWSGDDEAGDLVERLSLDAGYEAVRLGDLSLAATQEGLAGPIFAIAQAGLGQFVYRMAAPEQL; this is encoded by the coding sequence TCGGCGGCGGCCTGGCCCGCCTGTGGGCACGGGCCGGGCACCGGGTGACGCAGCTGGGACGCGGAGGCGGCGAGGCAGGCGCCTCGGACGTGGTGCTGCTCGCCGTCCCCGGCACCGCGGTCGAGGCGGCTCTGTCGTCGGTCGCCGGGCTCGAGGGCAAACCGGTGCTCGACGCCACGAACCTCTACGGCGGTGCCCGGCCACCCGCCGGGTTCCCGTCCAACGCCGAGTACGTCAAGTCGGTGACGGGCGGGCCGACGGCGAAGGCGTTCAGCACCAACTTCGCCTCGCTGTTCGGGCGGATCGCCGAAGCCCGCGTGCGCCCGGGCAACCTCTGGTCCGGTGACGACGAAGCCGGGGACCTGGTCGAGCGGCTCAGCCTCGACGCCGGGTACGAGGCGGTCCGCCTCGGCGACCTGAGCCTGGCCGCCACGCAGGAAGGCCTGGCCGGTCCGATCTTCGCGATCGCGCAGGCCGGGCTCGGCCAGTTCGTCTACCGGATGGCCGCACCGGAACAGCTCTGA
- a CDS encoding hydrolase produces the protein MTRTAKTGLEALLTPEESVLVLIDHQPYQFTNLQSHDSTVIVNNVVGLAKLAKAFGVPTVLTTVIEERGGCLIKALQDVFPEQKPINRTFINTWEDRRVVDAVAETGRKKLVIAGLWTEICVAMPAIQALGDGYDVFVVTDACGGVSAEAHDMAVRRMEQAGVVPITWMAVSGEWQRDWAREATVAELAEIVQEHGGASGIAYAWELQLLATGGTAAGKVQ, from the coding sequence GTGACGCGCACCGCCAAGACCGGACTCGAAGCTCTGCTCACGCCCGAGGAGAGCGTCCTGGTGCTCATCGACCACCAGCCCTACCAGTTCACCAACCTCCAGAGCCACGACTCCACGGTGATCGTCAACAACGTGGTCGGGCTGGCCAAGCTCGCCAAGGCCTTCGGCGTGCCCACCGTGCTGACCACGGTGATCGAGGAACGCGGCGGTTGCCTGATCAAGGCACTGCAGGACGTCTTCCCCGAGCAGAAGCCGATCAACCGCACGTTCATCAACACCTGGGAAGACCGCCGGGTGGTCGACGCGGTGGCGGAGACGGGCCGCAAGAAGCTGGTGATCGCCGGGCTGTGGACGGAGATCTGCGTGGCCATGCCCGCGATCCAGGCGCTGGGGGATGGCTACGACGTCTTTGTCGTCACCGACGCCTGCGGTGGGGTCAGCGCCGAAGCGCACGACATGGCGGTGCGCCGGATGGAGCAGGCCGGGGTGGTGCCCATCACCTGGATGGCCGTGTCCGGGGAATGGCAGCGCGACTGGGCTCGTGAGGCCACGGTGGCCGAGCTCGCCGAGATCGTCCAGGAACACGGTGGTGCCAGCGGGATCGCCTACGCGTGGGAACTGCAGCTGCTGGCCACCGGCGGAACTGCCGCGGGGAAAGTCCAGTGA